One window of the Zea mays cultivar B73 chromosome 3, Zm-B73-REFERENCE-NAM-5.0, whole genome shotgun sequence genome contains the following:
- the LOC100383414 gene encoding transcriptional corepressor LEUNIG-like isoform X16, which produces MQQMLLHRAAQQQQQQQRRDGSLLNAKMYEERLKLPPQRDSLDEASIKLQQRYGENVGQVIDPNQALLKAAAAGQSSGQILHGTASGLSGTPQQVQARSPQQPPTAEQNIRTEINPVLTPRAAGTEGSLIGIQAGSNQAGNNLTLKGWPLTGLDHFRSGILQQKPFMQSPQQFQQLQFLTPQQQQQLLLHAQQNLSSSMSSDVDTRRLRMLLNNRNVVLGQDGQTNSGGDVIPNIGSPGQSGGSRNDIDILIKKKFALLQQQQQQQSHSQQQQLQQPALSGQQSQSSNQLLHQHGKPGVGSLPIDGNLPNSFGFPEQGSKKRKKPVSSSGRANSSGTANTAGPSPSSAPSTPSTHTPGDAMSIPQLQYNGGPSKPLMMFGSDGTGSLTSPANPLGDVERLLEDGSLDENVESFLSQDDMDPRETMGRCMDSSKAGLGFTEVAKARASTNKVVCCHFSLDGKLLATGGHDKKVVLWFTDVLKRKSALEEHSSLITDVRFSPGMTRLATSSFDKTVRVWDADNPDYSLRTFTGHSASVMSLDFHPNKEDIVCSCDSDGEVRCWSINNGSCVTCVRVFNGGATRLRFQPRQGKYLAAASEKGISILDAETLQVCRTPLQGHVQIIQSVCWDAAGNYLASVSEDSVRVWSFTSGNYIECIHELICSGNKFHSCVFHPNYPNLLIIGCYESLELWDIREKNTVTISNAHDGMVAALAASSASGLVASVSHDQLVKLWR; this is translated from the exons ATGCAACAAATGCTGTTACATAGAGCtgcacagcagcagcaacagcagcagcgtAGAGATGGTTCTCTTCTCAATG CAAAAATGTATGAAGAGAGGTTAAAGCTCCCTCCCCAGCGGGATTCTCTGGATGAGGCGTCAATAAAG TTGCAGCAAAGATATGGAGAAAATGTGGGACAAGTAATTGATCCGAACCAAGCACTATTGAAAGCAGCTGCAGCTGGACAATCCTCTGG GCAAATTTTGCATGGGACTGCTAGTGGTTTGTCAGGTACTCCGCAACAAGTTCAGGCAAGAAGCCCACAACAACCACCTACAGCAGAACAG AATATCAGGACCGAGATCAATCCAGTGTTGACACCAAGAGCAGCAGGCACTGAGGGTTCATTGATTGGTATCCAAG CAGGATCTAATCAGGCTGGAAACAATTTAACTCTGAAAGGCTGGCCGCTCACG GGACTTGATCATTTTCGCTCTGGAATTCTGCAGCAGAAGCCATTTATGCAATCTCCACAGCAATTTCAGCAGCTCCAGTTTCTgaccccacagcagcagcagcagcttttGCTGCACGCTCAGCAAAATCTGTCGTCCTCGATGTCAAGCGATGTTGATACCAGGAGATTAAGGATGCTTCTTAACAACAGGAATGTGGTCCTTGGACAGGATGGGCAGACAAATAGCGGCGGTGATGTTATCCCAAATATTGGTTCGCCAGGGCAAAGTGGTGGATCGCGTAATGATATAGATATACTAATAAAG AAGAAATTTGCTCTtctacagcagcagcagcagcagcaaagtcatagccagcagcagcagcttcAGCAACCTGCGCTCTCTGGACAGCAATCTCAAAGTTCAAACCAGCTTCTCCATCAGCATGGAAAACCAGGAGTTGGGAGCTTGCCTATTGATGGAAACTTGCCAAACTCTTTTGGATTTCCTGAACAA GGATCAAAGAAGAGAAAGAAACCTGTCTCATCCTCTGGTAGAGCTAATAGTTCAGGAACAGCGAACACTGCTGGGCCATCTCCTAGCTCTGCACCCTCAACACCATCTACTCACACGCCAGGAGATGCAATGTCCATTCCACAGCTGCAGTATAATGGTGGCCCTTCAAAACCATTGATGATGTTTGGCTCTGATGGCACTGGAAGCTTGACTTCTCCAGCAAACCCGCTG GGTGATGTTGAACGTCTGTTGGAAGATGGTTCCTTGGATGAAAATGTAGAATCTTTTTTATCGCAAGATGACATGGATCCTCGAGAAACAATGGGACGCTGCATGGATTCTAGTAAAG CAGGGTTGGGTTTTACTGAGGTTGCAAAAGCCCGTGCGAGTACAAACAAAGTTGTTTGTTGCCATTTCTCATTGGATGGGAAACTTCTTGCCACCGGAGGGCATGATAAAAAG GTCGTTTTATGGTTTACAGATGTGCTAAAACGTAAATCCGCATTAGAAGAGCACTCTTCCCTAATTACAGATGTCCGATTCAGCCCTGGCATGACCCGCCTTGCCACATCTTCCTTTGACAAAACCGTGCGGGTTTGGGACGCTGACAAT CCAGATTATTCGCTACGCACTTTTACAGGTCATTCAGCATCTGTCATGTCACTTGATTTTCATCCGAACAAAGAAGACATCGTTTGTTCGTGTGATAGTGATGGTGAAGTGCGGTGTTGGAGCATAAATAATGGTAGTTGTGTGACCTGCGTTAGGGTTTTCAAT GGAGGAGCTACTCGGTTAAGATTTCAACCTCGCCAGGGTAAATATCTGGCAGCTGCCTCAGAAAAGGGAATATCCATACTGGATGCGGAGACATTACAAGTTTGTAGAACTCCTTTGCAG GGCCACGTACAGATTATTCAGTCAGTATGTTGGGATGCCGCGGGCAACTATCTGGCGTCTGTCAGTGAAGATTCTGTCAGGGTGTGGTCATTTACCTCAGGGAACTACATCGAATGCATACATGAGCTGATCTGCAGCGGGAACAAGTTCCATTCGTGTGTTTTTCACCCAAATTAcccgaatttgcttataatcggttGTTATGAG TCCCTAGAGCTTTGGGACATAAGGGAGAAGAACACGGTGACAATCAGCAACGCTCATGACGGCATGGTTGCTGCCCTAGCCGCGTCAAGTGCATCGGGGCTGGTTGCATCAGTGAGTCATGATCAGCTCGTTAAGCTCTGGAGGTGA
- the LOC100383414 gene encoding transcriptional corepressor LEUNIG-like isoform X7 yields the protein MSQTNWEADKMLDVYIYDYFVKRNLQATAKAFQAEGKVSSDPVAIDAPGGFLFEWWSVFWDIFIARTNEKHSDVAASYIETQLIKAREQQHQQPPQQQQQQQQIQMQQMLLHRAAQQQQQQQRRDGSLLNGTASGFSGNDPLIRQNPANANSMAAKMYEERLKLPPQRDSLDEASIKLQQRYGENVGQVIDPNQALLKAAAAGQSSGQILHGTASGLSGTPQQVQARSPQQPPTAEQNIRTEINPVLTPRAAGTEGSLIGIQGSNQAGNNLTLKGWPLTQKPFMQSPQQFQQLQFLTPQQQQQLLLHAQQNLSSSMSSDVDTRRLRMLLNNRNVVLGQDGQTNSGGDVIPNIGSPGQSGGSRNDIDILIKKKFALLQQQQQQQSHSQQQQLQQPALSGQQSQSSNQLLHQHGKPGVGSLPIDGNLPNSFGFPEQGSKKRKKPVSSSGRANSSGTANTAGPSPSSAPSTPSTHTPGDAMSIPQLQYNGGPSKPLMMFGSDGTGSLTSPANPLGDVERLLEDGSLDENVESFLSQDDMDPRETMGRCMDSSKAGLGFTEVAKARASTNKVVCCHFSLDGKLLATGGHDKKVVLWFTDVLKRKSALEEHSSLITDVRFSPGMTRLATSSFDKTVRVWDADNPDYSLRTFTGHSASVMSLDFHPNKEDIVCSCDSDGEVRCWSINNGSCVTCVRVFNGGATRLRFQPRQGKYLAAASEKGISILDAETLQVCRTPLQGHVQIIQSVCWDAAGNYLASVSEDSVRVWSFTSGNYIECIHELICSGNKFHSCVFHPNYPNLLIIGCYESLELWDIREKNTVTISNAHDGMVAALAASSASGLVASVSHDQLVKLWR from the exons ATGTCGCAGACGAACTGGGAGGCGGATAAGAT GCTGGATGTGTACATATATGACTATTTTGTCAAGAGAAACCTGCAGGCAACCGCAAAGGCCTTCCAAGCAGAAGGCAAGGTCTCATCAGATCCAGTTG CTATTGATGCTCCTGGTGGCTTTCTCTTTGAGTGGTGGTCTGTATTTTGGGATATATTCATAGCAAGAACAAATGAGAAGCATTCAGATGTTGCAGCATCATATATCGAG ACTCAGCTAATTAAAGCAAGGGAACAACAACACCAGCAGCCACCtcaacaacagcaacagcagcagcaaatACAAATGCAACAAATGCTGTTACATAGAGCtgcacagcagcagcaacagcagcagcgtAGAGATGGTTCTCTTCTCAATGGTACTGCAAGTGGATTTTCTGGGAATGATCCTTTAATCCGACAAAATCCAGCTAATGCGAATTCGATGGCAGCAAAAATGTATGAAGAGAGGTTAAAGCTCCCTCCCCAGCGGGATTCTCTGGATGAGGCGTCAATAAAG TTGCAGCAAAGATATGGAGAAAATGTGGGACAAGTAATTGATCCGAACCAAGCACTATTGAAAGCAGCTGCAGCTGGACAATCCTCTGG GCAAATTTTGCATGGGACTGCTAGTGGTTTGTCAGGTACTCCGCAACAAGTTCAGGCAAGAAGCCCACAACAACCACCTACAGCAGAACAG AATATCAGGACCGAGATCAATCCAGTGTTGACACCAAGAGCAGCAGGCACTGAGGGTTCATTGATTGGTATCCAAG GATCTAATCAGGCTGGAAACAATTTAACTCTGAAAGGCTGGCCGCTCACG CAGAAGCCATTTATGCAATCTCCACAGCAATTTCAGCAGCTCCAGTTTCTgaccccacagcagcagcagcagcttttGCTGCACGCTCAGCAAAATCTGTCGTCCTCGATGTCAAGCGATGTTGATACCAGGAGATTAAGGATGCTTCTTAACAACAGGAATGTGGTCCTTGGACAGGATGGGCAGACAAATAGCGGCGGTGATGTTATCCCAAATATTGGTTCGCCAGGGCAAAGTGGTGGATCGCGTAATGATATAGATATACTAATAAAG AAGAAATTTGCTCTtctacagcagcagcagcagcagcaaagtcatagccagcagcagcagcttcAGCAACCTGCGCTCTCTGGACAGCAATCTCAAAGTTCAAACCAGCTTCTCCATCAGCATGGAAAACCAGGAGTTGGGAGCTTGCCTATTGATGGAAACTTGCCAAACTCTTTTGGATTTCCTGAACAA GGATCAAAGAAGAGAAAGAAACCTGTCTCATCCTCTGGTAGAGCTAATAGTTCAGGAACAGCGAACACTGCTGGGCCATCTCCTAGCTCTGCACCCTCAACACCATCTACTCACACGCCAGGAGATGCAATGTCCATTCCACAGCTGCAGTATAATGGTGGCCCTTCAAAACCATTGATGATGTTTGGCTCTGATGGCACTGGAAGCTTGACTTCTCCAGCAAACCCGCTG GGTGATGTTGAACGTCTGTTGGAAGATGGTTCCTTGGATGAAAATGTAGAATCTTTTTTATCGCAAGATGACATGGATCCTCGAGAAACAATGGGACGCTGCATGGATTCTAGTAAAG CAGGGTTGGGTTTTACTGAGGTTGCAAAAGCCCGTGCGAGTACAAACAAAGTTGTTTGTTGCCATTTCTCATTGGATGGGAAACTTCTTGCCACCGGAGGGCATGATAAAAAG GTCGTTTTATGGTTTACAGATGTGCTAAAACGTAAATCCGCATTAGAAGAGCACTCTTCCCTAATTACAGATGTCCGATTCAGCCCTGGCATGACCCGCCTTGCCACATCTTCCTTTGACAAAACCGTGCGGGTTTGGGACGCTGACAAT CCAGATTATTCGCTACGCACTTTTACAGGTCATTCAGCATCTGTCATGTCACTTGATTTTCATCCGAACAAAGAAGACATCGTTTGTTCGTGTGATAGTGATGGTGAAGTGCGGTGTTGGAGCATAAATAATGGTAGTTGTGTGACCTGCGTTAGGGTTTTCAAT GGAGGAGCTACTCGGTTAAGATTTCAACCTCGCCAGGGTAAATATCTGGCAGCTGCCTCAGAAAAGGGAATATCCATACTGGATGCGGAGACATTACAAGTTTGTAGAACTCCTTTGCAG GGCCACGTACAGATTATTCAGTCAGTATGTTGGGATGCCGCGGGCAACTATCTGGCGTCTGTCAGTGAAGATTCTGTCAGGGTGTGGTCATTTACCTCAGGGAACTACATCGAATGCATACATGAGCTGATCTGCAGCGGGAACAAGTTCCATTCGTGTGTTTTTCACCCAAATTAcccgaatttgcttataatcggttGTTATGAG TCCCTAGAGCTTTGGGACATAAGGGAGAAGAACACGGTGACAATCAGCAACGCTCATGACGGCATGGTTGCTGCCCTAGCCGCGTCAAGTGCATCGGGGCTGGTTGCATCAGTGAGTCATGATCAGCTCGTTAAGCTCTGGAGGTGA
- the LOC100383414 gene encoding transcriptional corepressor LEUNIG-like isoform X2 encodes MSQTNWEADKMLDVYIYDYFVKRNLQATAKAFQAEGKVSSDPVAIDAPGGFLFEWWSVFWDIFIARTNEKHSDVAASYIETQLIKAREQQHQQPPQQQQQQQQIQMQQMLLHRAAQQQQQQQRRDGSLLNGTASGFSGNDPLIRQNPANANSMAAKMYEERLKLPPQRDSLDEASIKLQQRYGENVGQVIDPNQALLKAAAAGQSSGQILHGTASGLSGTPQQVQARSPQQPPTAEQNIRTEINPVLTPRAAGTEGSLIGIQGSNQAGNNLTLKGWPLTGLDHFRSGILQQKPFMQSPQQFQQLQFLTPQQQQQLLLHAQQNLSSSMSSDVDTRRLRMLLNNRNVVLGQDGQTNSGGDVIPNIGSPGQSGGSRNDIDILIKKKFALLQQQQQQQSHSQQQQLQQPALSGQQSQSSNQLLHQHGKPGVGSLPIDGNLPNSFGFPEQGSKKRKKPVSSSGRANSSGTANTAGPSPSSAPSTPSTHTPGDAMSIPQLQYNGGPSKPLMMFGSDGTGSLTSPANPLGDVERLLEDGSLDENVESFLSQDDMDPRETMGRCMDSSKAGLGFTEVAKARASTNKVVCCHFSLDGKLLATGGHDKKVVLWFTDVLKRKSALEEHSSLITDVRFSPGMTRLATSSFDKTVRVWDADNPDYSLRTFTGHSASVMSLDFHPNKEDIVCSCDSDGEVRCWSINNGSCVTCVRVFNGGATRLRFQPRQGKYLAAASEKGISILDAETLQVCRTPLQGHVQIIQSVCWDAAGNYLASVSEDSVRVWSFTSGNYIECIHELICSGNKFHSCVFHPNYPNLLIIGCYESLELWDIREKNTVTISNAHDGMVAALAASSASGLVASVSHDQLVKLWR; translated from the exons ATGTCGCAGACGAACTGGGAGGCGGATAAGAT GCTGGATGTGTACATATATGACTATTTTGTCAAGAGAAACCTGCAGGCAACCGCAAAGGCCTTCCAAGCAGAAGGCAAGGTCTCATCAGATCCAGTTG CTATTGATGCTCCTGGTGGCTTTCTCTTTGAGTGGTGGTCTGTATTTTGGGATATATTCATAGCAAGAACAAATGAGAAGCATTCAGATGTTGCAGCATCATATATCGAG ACTCAGCTAATTAAAGCAAGGGAACAACAACACCAGCAGCCACCtcaacaacagcaacagcagcagcaaatACAAATGCAACAAATGCTGTTACATAGAGCtgcacagcagcagcaacagcagcagcgtAGAGATGGTTCTCTTCTCAATGGTACTGCAAGTGGATTTTCTGGGAATGATCCTTTAATCCGACAAAATCCAGCTAATGCGAATTCGATGGCAGCAAAAATGTATGAAGAGAGGTTAAAGCTCCCTCCCCAGCGGGATTCTCTGGATGAGGCGTCAATAAAG TTGCAGCAAAGATATGGAGAAAATGTGGGACAAGTAATTGATCCGAACCAAGCACTATTGAAAGCAGCTGCAGCTGGACAATCCTCTGG GCAAATTTTGCATGGGACTGCTAGTGGTTTGTCAGGTACTCCGCAACAAGTTCAGGCAAGAAGCCCACAACAACCACCTACAGCAGAACAG AATATCAGGACCGAGATCAATCCAGTGTTGACACCAAGAGCAGCAGGCACTGAGGGTTCATTGATTGGTATCCAAG GATCTAATCAGGCTGGAAACAATTTAACTCTGAAAGGCTGGCCGCTCACG GGACTTGATCATTTTCGCTCTGGAATTCTGCAGCAGAAGCCATTTATGCAATCTCCACAGCAATTTCAGCAGCTCCAGTTTCTgaccccacagcagcagcagcagcttttGCTGCACGCTCAGCAAAATCTGTCGTCCTCGATGTCAAGCGATGTTGATACCAGGAGATTAAGGATGCTTCTTAACAACAGGAATGTGGTCCTTGGACAGGATGGGCAGACAAATAGCGGCGGTGATGTTATCCCAAATATTGGTTCGCCAGGGCAAAGTGGTGGATCGCGTAATGATATAGATATACTAATAAAG AAGAAATTTGCTCTtctacagcagcagcagcagcagcaaagtcatagccagcagcagcagcttcAGCAACCTGCGCTCTCTGGACAGCAATCTCAAAGTTCAAACCAGCTTCTCCATCAGCATGGAAAACCAGGAGTTGGGAGCTTGCCTATTGATGGAAACTTGCCAAACTCTTTTGGATTTCCTGAACAA GGATCAAAGAAGAGAAAGAAACCTGTCTCATCCTCTGGTAGAGCTAATAGTTCAGGAACAGCGAACACTGCTGGGCCATCTCCTAGCTCTGCACCCTCAACACCATCTACTCACACGCCAGGAGATGCAATGTCCATTCCACAGCTGCAGTATAATGGTGGCCCTTCAAAACCATTGATGATGTTTGGCTCTGATGGCACTGGAAGCTTGACTTCTCCAGCAAACCCGCTG GGTGATGTTGAACGTCTGTTGGAAGATGGTTCCTTGGATGAAAATGTAGAATCTTTTTTATCGCAAGATGACATGGATCCTCGAGAAACAATGGGACGCTGCATGGATTCTAGTAAAG CAGGGTTGGGTTTTACTGAGGTTGCAAAAGCCCGTGCGAGTACAAACAAAGTTGTTTGTTGCCATTTCTCATTGGATGGGAAACTTCTTGCCACCGGAGGGCATGATAAAAAG GTCGTTTTATGGTTTACAGATGTGCTAAAACGTAAATCCGCATTAGAAGAGCACTCTTCCCTAATTACAGATGTCCGATTCAGCCCTGGCATGACCCGCCTTGCCACATCTTCCTTTGACAAAACCGTGCGGGTTTGGGACGCTGACAAT CCAGATTATTCGCTACGCACTTTTACAGGTCATTCAGCATCTGTCATGTCACTTGATTTTCATCCGAACAAAGAAGACATCGTTTGTTCGTGTGATAGTGATGGTGAAGTGCGGTGTTGGAGCATAAATAATGGTAGTTGTGTGACCTGCGTTAGGGTTTTCAAT GGAGGAGCTACTCGGTTAAGATTTCAACCTCGCCAGGGTAAATATCTGGCAGCTGCCTCAGAAAAGGGAATATCCATACTGGATGCGGAGACATTACAAGTTTGTAGAACTCCTTTGCAG GGCCACGTACAGATTATTCAGTCAGTATGTTGGGATGCCGCGGGCAACTATCTGGCGTCTGTCAGTGAAGATTCTGTCAGGGTGTGGTCATTTACCTCAGGGAACTACATCGAATGCATACATGAGCTGATCTGCAGCGGGAACAAGTTCCATTCGTGTGTTTTTCACCCAAATTAcccgaatttgcttataatcggttGTTATGAG TCCCTAGAGCTTTGGGACATAAGGGAGAAGAACACGGTGACAATCAGCAACGCTCATGACGGCATGGTTGCTGCCCTAGCCGCGTCAAGTGCATCGGGGCTGGTTGCATCAGTGAGTCATGATCAGCTCGTTAAGCTCTGGAGGTGA
- the LOC100383414 gene encoding transcriptional corepressor LEUNIG-like isoform X6, translating to MSQTNWEADKMLDVYIYDYFVKRNLQATAKAFQAEGKVSSDPVAIDAPGGFLFEWWSVFWDIFIARTNEKHSDVAASYIETQLIKAREQQHQQPPQQQQQQQQIQMQQMLLHRAAQQQQQQQRRDGSLLNGTASGFSGNDPLIRQNPANANSMAAKMYEERLKLPPQRDSLDEASIKLQQRYGENVGQVIDPNQALLKAAAAGQSSGQILHGTASGLSGTPQQVQARSPQQPPTAEQNIRTEINPVLTPRAAGTEGSLIGIQAGSNQAGNNLTLKGWPLTQKPFMQSPQQFQQLQFLTPQQQQQLLLHAQQNLSSSMSSDVDTRRLRMLLNNRNVVLGQDGQTNSGGDVIPNIGSPGQSGGSRNDIDILIKKKFALLQQQQQQQSHSQQQQLQQPALSGQQSQSSNQLLHQHGKPGVGSLPIDGNLPNSFGFPEQGSKKRKKPVSSSGRANSSGTANTAGPSPSSAPSTPSTHTPGDAMSIPQLQYNGGPSKPLMMFGSDGTGSLTSPANPLGDVERLLEDGSLDENVESFLSQDDMDPRETMGRCMDSSKGLGFTEVAKARASTNKVVCCHFSLDGKLLATGGHDKKVVLWFTDVLKRKSALEEHSSLITDVRFSPGMTRLATSSFDKTVRVWDADNPDYSLRTFTGHSASVMSLDFHPNKEDIVCSCDSDGEVRCWSINNGSCVTCVRVFNGGATRLRFQPRQGKYLAAASEKGISILDAETLQVCRTPLQGHVQIIQSVCWDAAGNYLASVSEDSVRVWSFTSGNYIECIHELICSGNKFHSCVFHPNYPNLLIIGCYESLELWDIREKNTVTISNAHDGMVAALAASSASGLVASVSHDQLVKLWR from the exons ATGTCGCAGACGAACTGGGAGGCGGATAAGAT GCTGGATGTGTACATATATGACTATTTTGTCAAGAGAAACCTGCAGGCAACCGCAAAGGCCTTCCAAGCAGAAGGCAAGGTCTCATCAGATCCAGTTG CTATTGATGCTCCTGGTGGCTTTCTCTTTGAGTGGTGGTCTGTATTTTGGGATATATTCATAGCAAGAACAAATGAGAAGCATTCAGATGTTGCAGCATCATATATCGAG ACTCAGCTAATTAAAGCAAGGGAACAACAACACCAGCAGCCACCtcaacaacagcaacagcagcagcaaatACAAATGCAACAAATGCTGTTACATAGAGCtgcacagcagcagcaacagcagcagcgtAGAGATGGTTCTCTTCTCAATGGTACTGCAAGTGGATTTTCTGGGAATGATCCTTTAATCCGACAAAATCCAGCTAATGCGAATTCGATGGCAGCAAAAATGTATGAAGAGAGGTTAAAGCTCCCTCCCCAGCGGGATTCTCTGGATGAGGCGTCAATAAAG TTGCAGCAAAGATATGGAGAAAATGTGGGACAAGTAATTGATCCGAACCAAGCACTATTGAAAGCAGCTGCAGCTGGACAATCCTCTGG GCAAATTTTGCATGGGACTGCTAGTGGTTTGTCAGGTACTCCGCAACAAGTTCAGGCAAGAAGCCCACAACAACCACCTACAGCAGAACAG AATATCAGGACCGAGATCAATCCAGTGTTGACACCAAGAGCAGCAGGCACTGAGGGTTCATTGATTGGTATCCAAG CAGGATCTAATCAGGCTGGAAACAATTTAACTCTGAAAGGCTGGCCGCTCACG CAGAAGCCATTTATGCAATCTCCACAGCAATTTCAGCAGCTCCAGTTTCTgaccccacagcagcagcagcagcttttGCTGCACGCTCAGCAAAATCTGTCGTCCTCGATGTCAAGCGATGTTGATACCAGGAGATTAAGGATGCTTCTTAACAACAGGAATGTGGTCCTTGGACAGGATGGGCAGACAAATAGCGGCGGTGATGTTATCCCAAATATTGGTTCGCCAGGGCAAAGTGGTGGATCGCGTAATGATATAGATATACTAATAAAG AAGAAATTTGCTCTtctacagcagcagcagcagcagcaaagtcatagccagcagcagcagcttcAGCAACCTGCGCTCTCTGGACAGCAATCTCAAAGTTCAAACCAGCTTCTCCATCAGCATGGAAAACCAGGAGTTGGGAGCTTGCCTATTGATGGAAACTTGCCAAACTCTTTTGGATTTCCTGAACAA GGATCAAAGAAGAGAAAGAAACCTGTCTCATCCTCTGGTAGAGCTAATAGTTCAGGAACAGCGAACACTGCTGGGCCATCTCCTAGCTCTGCACCCTCAACACCATCTACTCACACGCCAGGAGATGCAATGTCCATTCCACAGCTGCAGTATAATGGTGGCCCTTCAAAACCATTGATGATGTTTGGCTCTGATGGCACTGGAAGCTTGACTTCTCCAGCAAACCCGCTG GGTGATGTTGAACGTCTGTTGGAAGATGGTTCCTTGGATGAAAATGTAGAATCTTTTTTATCGCAAGATGACATGGATCCTCGAGAAACAATGGGACGCTGCATGGATTCTAGTAAAG GGTTGGGTTTTACTGAGGTTGCAAAAGCCCGTGCGAGTACAAACAAAGTTGTTTGTTGCCATTTCTCATTGGATGGGAAACTTCTTGCCACCGGAGGGCATGATAAAAAG GTCGTTTTATGGTTTACAGATGTGCTAAAACGTAAATCCGCATTAGAAGAGCACTCTTCCCTAATTACAGATGTCCGATTCAGCCCTGGCATGACCCGCCTTGCCACATCTTCCTTTGACAAAACCGTGCGGGTTTGGGACGCTGACAAT CCAGATTATTCGCTACGCACTTTTACAGGTCATTCAGCATCTGTCATGTCACTTGATTTTCATCCGAACAAAGAAGACATCGTTTGTTCGTGTGATAGTGATGGTGAAGTGCGGTGTTGGAGCATAAATAATGGTAGTTGTGTGACCTGCGTTAGGGTTTTCAAT GGAGGAGCTACTCGGTTAAGATTTCAACCTCGCCAGGGTAAATATCTGGCAGCTGCCTCAGAAAAGGGAATATCCATACTGGATGCGGAGACATTACAAGTTTGTAGAACTCCTTTGCAG GGCCACGTACAGATTATTCAGTCAGTATGTTGGGATGCCGCGGGCAACTATCTGGCGTCTGTCAGTGAAGATTCTGTCAGGGTGTGGTCATTTACCTCAGGGAACTACATCGAATGCATACATGAGCTGATCTGCAGCGGGAACAAGTTCCATTCGTGTGTTTTTCACCCAAATTAcccgaatttgcttataatcggttGTTATGAG TCCCTAGAGCTTTGGGACATAAGGGAGAAGAACACGGTGACAATCAGCAACGCTCATGACGGCATGGTTGCTGCCCTAGCCGCGTCAAGTGCATCGGGGCTGGTTGCATCAGTGAGTCATGATCAGCTCGTTAAGCTCTGGAGGTGA